The following coding sequences lie in one Panicum virgatum strain AP13 chromosome 6N, P.virgatum_v5, whole genome shotgun sequence genomic window:
- the LOC120678455 gene encoding vesicle-associated membrane protein 714-like isoform X2: protein MAIVYALVARGTVVLAEFAAVSGNAGAVARRILEKLPPDADSRLCFAQDRYIFHVLRADAGITFLCMANDTFGRRIPFLYLEDIQMRFMKNYGRVAHSALAYAMNDEFSRVLHHQMEFFSSNPSADTLNRLRGEVSEIHTVMVDNIEKILDRGDRISLLVDKTSTMQDSAFHFRKQSKRLRRALWMKNAKLLS, encoded by the exons ATGGCGATCGTGTACGCGCTGGTGGCGCGCGGCACCGTCGTGCTGGCCGAGTTCGCCGCCGTCTCGGGCaacgccggcgccgtcgcccgccgcaTCCTCGAGAAGCTGCCGCCCGACGCCGACTCCCGCCTCTGCTTCGCGCAGGACCGCTACATCTTCCACGTCCTCCGCGCCGACGCCGGCATCACCTTCCTCTGCATGGCCAACGACACCTTCGGAA GGAGGATCCCCTTTCTCTACCTGGAGGATATCCAGATGAGGTTCATGAAGAACTACGGCAGAGTCGCGCACTCCGCGCTCGCCTATGCCATGAACGATGAGTTCTCCAGGGTCCTCCACCACCAAATGGAGTTCTTCTCCAGCAACCCCAGCGCCGACACGCTCAACCGTCTCCGTGGAGAAGTCAGCGAG ATACACACCGTTATGGTCGACAACATAGAGAAAATTCTAGACAGAGGTGACCGCATCTCACTCCTTGTCGACAAGACATCCACCATGCAAGACAGCGCTTTCCACTTCCGCAAGCAATCCAAGAGGCTCCGCAGAGCGCTTTGGATGAAGAATGCCAAGCTTCT ATCATGA
- the LOC120678455 gene encoding vesicle-associated membrane protein 714-like isoform X1, with translation MAIVYALVARGTVVLAEFAAVSGNAGAVARRILEKLPPDADSRLCFAQDRYIFHVLRADAGITFLCMANDTFGRRIPFLYLEDIQMRFMKNYGRVAHSALAYAMNDEFSRVLHHQMEFFSSNPSADTLNRLRGEVSEIHTVMVDNIEKILDRGDRISLLVDKTSTMQDSAFHFRKQSKRLRRALWMKNAKLLAVLTVAIVVLLYLLISAFCGGLSLPSCRS, from the exons ATGGCGATCGTGTACGCGCTGGTGGCGCGCGGCACCGTCGTGCTGGCCGAGTTCGCCGCCGTCTCGGGCaacgccggcgccgtcgcccgccgcaTCCTCGAGAAGCTGCCGCCCGACGCCGACTCCCGCCTCTGCTTCGCGCAGGACCGCTACATCTTCCACGTCCTCCGCGCCGACGCCGGCATCACCTTCCTCTGCATGGCCAACGACACCTTCGGAA GGAGGATCCCCTTTCTCTACCTGGAGGATATCCAGATGAGGTTCATGAAGAACTACGGCAGAGTCGCGCACTCCGCGCTCGCCTATGCCATGAACGATGAGTTCTCCAGGGTCCTCCACCACCAAATGGAGTTCTTCTCCAGCAACCCCAGCGCCGACACGCTCAACCGTCTCCGTGGAGAAGTCAGCGAG ATACACACCGTTATGGTCGACAACATAGAGAAAATTCTAGACAGAGGTGACCGCATCTCACTCCTTGTCGACAAGACATCCACCATGCAAGACAGCGCTTTCCACTTCCGCAAGCAATCCAAGAGGCTCCGCAGAGCGCTTTGGATGAAGAATGCCAAGCTTCT AGCTGTGTTGACGGTTGCCATAGTAGTGCTACTCTACTTGCTCATTTCTGCTTTCTGTGGAGGCCTTTCCCTACCATCATGCAGATCATGA
- the LOC120678454 gene encoding O-glucosyltransferase rumi-like has protein sequence MKSLLQFLERERRRQQQGDEEEGAALVLVPQPPPDGDDDHGGGGGGAAAGHEDDPAAAKQQQQQLDDDDDQAIAGSKSSKQAAAWWRRRPQTKTKLKLVVPTRGVGLVVAGLVVLALVVGGSSSWWIHLDYASSFLLGGVRQHQRRPPHHVPSPAADLVPIPFNCTAGNATTTTTSSSISPSPSPSSPPPLFSVQQQQQQHPPRCPEYFRFIHSDLSPWRATGITREAVERGRGRAAFRLVVVGGRAFVETYHRVFQTRDTFTQWGIAQLLARYPGRVPDLDLMFNCEDMPEVRAADFPARSDAPPLFRYCKDDATLDIVFPDWSFWGWPEINIRPWAPLLEEMAADMARLPWPDREPYAYWKGNPGVSADRGDLLRCNVSDKMDWKARVFAQDWGAAARAGFRGSNLAEQCRHRYKVFVRGRSWSVSEKYILACDSPVLLVDTPFRDFFSRGLVAGEHYWPIDPARKCPSIRFAVDWGNAHPARARRMAAEGSGFAREELAMDYVYDYMLHLLTEYARLLRYKPTVPDKAVELRAEALACPARGRERDFMMQSRERYVADYEPCTLPPPFTAGELRDMARRDQEVRDRVKRMTMEYDHDHSRPPQP, from the exons ATGAAGAGCTTGTTGCAGTTCCTGGAGcgggagaggcggcggcagcagcaaggcgacgaggaggagggggcggcgctggtGCTGGTGCCTCAGCCGCCTccggacggcgacgacgaccatggaggaggaggaggaggagctgctgcTGGCCATGAGGACGATCCGGCGGCagccaagcagcagcagcagcagctggatgacgacgacgatcaGGCGATAGCAGGTTCGAAGTCGTcgaagcaggcggcggcgtggtggaggcggcggccgcagaCGAAGACGAAGCTGAAGCTGGTGGTGCCGACGAGAGGCGTGGGGCTGGTGGTCGCGGGTCTCGTCGTCCTGGCCTTGGTcgtcggcggcagcagcagctggtGGATCCACCTCGACTATGCATCG TCGTTCTTGCTCGGCGGCGTCAGGCAGCACCAACGGCGGCCTCCTCACCACGTCCCCTCGCCCGCGGCGGACCTGGTGCCCATACCCTTCAACTGCACCGCCGGCAACGCCACGACGACTACCACATCGTCGTCGATAtctccctcgccgtcgccgtcatcACCACCACCGCTTTTTtcggtgcagcagcagcagcagcagcatcctcCCCGGTGCCCGGAGTACTTCCGGTTCATCCACTCGGACCTGTCGCCGTGGCGCGCGACGGGGATCACGCGCGAGGCGGTggagcgcgggcgcgggcgcgcggcgttccggctggtggtggtgggcggCCGCGCGTTCGTGGAGACATACCACCGCGTGTTCCAGACGCGCGACACCTTCACGCAGTGGGGCATCGCGCAGCTGCTGGCGCGCTACCCCGGCCGCGTCCCCGACCTCGACCTCATGTTCAACTGCGAGGACATGCCCGAGGTCCGCGCCGCCGACTTCCCCGCCCGCtccgacgcgccgccgctcttCCGCTACTGCAAGGACGACGCCACGCTGGACATCGTCTTCCCCGACTGGTCCTTCTGGGGCTGGCCCGAGATCAACATCCGGCCCTGGgcgccgctgctggaggagatGGCGGCCGACATGGCGCGCCTGCCCTGGCCCGACCGGGAGCCCTACGCCTACTGGAAGGGCAACCCCGGCGTGTCCGCCGACCGCGGCGACCTCCTCCGCTGCAACGTCTCCGACAAGATGGACTGGAAGGCGCGCGTGTTCGCGCAGGActggggcgccgccgcccgcgccggcttCCGGGGCTCCAACCTGGCGGAGCAGTGCCGGCACAGGTACAAGGTGTTCGTGCGGGGGCGGTCGTGGTCGGTGAGCGAGAAGTACATCCTGGCCTGCGACTCGCCGGTGCTGCTGGTGGACACGCCCTTCCGGGACTTCTTCTCCCGGGGGCTCGTCGCCGGGGAGCACTACTGGCCCATCGACCCCGCGCGCAAGTGCCCCTCCATCCGGTTCGCCGTGGACTGGGGCAACGCGCacccggcgcgggcgcggcggatgGCCGCCGAGGGCAGCGGCTTCGCCAGGGAGGAGCTCGCCATGGACTACGTCTACGACTACATGCTGCACCTGCTGACCGAGTACGCCCGCCTGCTGCGCTACAAGCCCACCGTGCCGGACAAGGCGGTGGAGCTGCGCGCCGAGGCCCTCGCGTgccccgcgcgcggccgcgagAGGGACTTCATGATGCAGTCCAGGGAGAGGTACGTCGCCGACTACGAGCCCTGCACCCTGCCGCCGCCCttcaccgccggcgagctcagggaCATGGCGAGGAGAGACCAGGAGGTGCGCGACAGGGTGAAAAGGATGACCATGGAGTACGACCACGACCACAGTCGTCCGCCGCAGCCATAA
- the LOC120679671 gene encoding casparian strip membrane protein 2-like: protein MSEPATVIHMDDGKVPPATASSSYATAPATTTGDATAAGSKAAGGGRRGLPLLLRSGAGGFRRCLAVIDFLLRVAAFGATLAAAISTGTADERLSVFTNFFQFHARFDDFTAFTFLAVGNAIAAGYLVLSLPFSGVGIVHPGATGVRLFLLLCDVVVMCLLTAAGAAAAAVVYVAHWGSRRANWVPICMQFHGFCQRTSGAVVATFLGVLAVAVLILMGACAIRRRSRR, encoded by the coding sequence ATGAGCGAGCCGGCCACCGTGATCCACATGGACGACGGCAAGGTCCCCCCAGCCACCGCGTCGTCGTCCTACGCCACCGCTCCGGCGACGACTACAGGTGATGCGACGGCAGCAGGCAGCAAGGCCGCCGGCGGTGGACGTCGTGGCCTGCCGCTCCTCCTGcggtccggcgccggcgggttcCGTCGCTGCCTGGCCGTGATCGACTTCCTGCTGCGGGTGGCCGCCTTCGGCGCGACGCTGGCGGCCGCCATCTCGACGGGCACCGCCGACGAGCGGCTGTCCGTgttcaccaacttcttccagtTCCACGCGAGGTTCGACGACTTCACGGCCTTCACCTTCCTCGCGGTGGGCAACGCCATCGCGGCGGGGTACCTGGTGCTGTCCCTGCCCTTCTCCGGCGTGGGCATCGTCCACCCCGGGGCCACCGGCGTGAGGCTCTTCCTGCTCCTGTGCGACGTGGTGGTGATGTGCCTGCtcacggccgccggcgccgccgcggccgccgtcgtgTACGTGGCGCACTGGGGCAGCCGGCGCGCCAACTGGGTGCCCATCTGCATGCAGTTCCACGGCTTCTGCCAGCGCACCagcggcgccgtcgtcgccaccTTCCTGGGCGTCCTCGCCGTGGCCGTGCTCATCCTCATGGGCGCCTGCGCCATCCGACGACGCAGCAGGCGATAA